One Halobaculum roseum DNA window includes the following coding sequences:
- a CDS encoding ABC transporter permease, translating into MSRTTTAFTIGIKEQARNYVLVALLVVLPVSFITLAFAVTQDVEMPVRTLVDGETVTVMRGMPEVHGVIMTPITSALIAGLAGLFLMREAKDTDGRLAVAGYRARQVITARFGVLAAITLIVTGVSVGVMLVDFQPEHLWWFVAAMLVVSVTYGLIGMLVGAVFDRLAGMWLMLILPMLDIGLFQDPLFIQSEPEWWMKLLPGYWPVRVMVDTGLTTDVDTTLSLVWATGYLLLVAVLTIGVYYRITQEK; encoded by the coding sequence ATGAGTCGTACGACAACGGCGTTCACAATCGGCATCAAAGAACAGGCGCGAAACTACGTCCTCGTCGCTCTACTGGTCGTCCTACCGGTCTCGTTCATCACGTTGGCGTTCGCAGTCACCCAGGACGTCGAGATGCCGGTTCGGACGCTCGTCGACGGTGAGACGGTGACGGTCATGCGAGGGATGCCTGAGGTCCACGGCGTGATTATGACGCCGATTACGAGCGCCCTCATCGCGGGACTCGCCGGGTTGTTCCTGATGCGAGAAGCCAAAGACACAGACGGTCGTCTGGCAGTCGCCGGCTATCGTGCACGACAGGTAATCACTGCCCGGTTTGGGGTCCTCGCAGCAATCACTCTCATCGTTACCGGCGTCTCAGTCGGCGTGATGCTCGTCGATTTCCAGCCTGAGCATCTCTGGTGGTTCGTCGCAGCGATGCTCGTCGTCTCGGTCACGTATGGTCTCATCGGGATGCTCGTCGGGGCCGTTTTCGACCGCCTAGCCGGGATGTGGCTAATGCTGATTCTCCCGATGCTCGATATCGGACTCTTCCAGGATCCGCTGTTCATCCAGTCCGAGCCCGAATGGTGGATGAAACTACTCCCCGGCTATTGGCCCGTCCGTGTGATGGTCGATACCGGACTCACAACGGACGTAGATACGACTCTCTCATTGGTGTGGGCTACTGGATACCTCCTCCTCGTAGCTGTCCTCACAAT
- a CDS encoding ABC transporter permease — MPTVEAIPIELGRLLGAIFGVAIIAGLMGLAQMISARAADRRLVQTGYPPRTLLATRLATLGGVTVVVAAVNYGVLWLTISPEAPVLTFVFLVLAGLVYAFLGALVGALLPRLFEGSLVVVFLAMMDAFLSGDSPLAADVPEFVEYFPLYHPKELLQEAMFQGTYTTGDLGFVAGYLLVLLVLVTAVFGVTMRTSGGWSA, encoded by the coding sequence ATGCCGACGGTCGAGGCGATTCCGATCGAGCTAGGTCGCCTCCTCGGAGCGATATTCGGGGTCGCCATCATTGCCGGCCTGATGGGACTCGCGCAGATGATTAGTGCGCGTGCAGCCGATCGGCGACTCGTTCAGACAGGCTATCCACCCCGAACACTGCTTGCGACTCGATTAGCGACGCTCGGAGGTGTGACCGTCGTCGTGGCTGCCGTAAACTACGGCGTTCTCTGGCTGACGATTTCACCGGAAGCCCCTGTCCTGACGTTCGTATTCCTCGTACTTGCCGGCCTCGTCTATGCGTTTCTTGGCGCACTCGTCGGGGCGCTCCTTCCACGACTGTTCGAAGGCTCGCTCGTCGTGGTGTTCCTTGCGATGATGGATGCGTTCCTCAGTGGCGACAGTCCGCTGGCCGCCGACGTTCCCGAGTTCGTGGAATACTTCCCGCTCTATCATCCAAAGGAACTCCTTCAGGAGGCGATGTTCCAAGGCACATATACGACGGGTGATCTCGGCTTCGTCGCCGGATACCTGCTAGTCCTGCTTGTACTCGTCACCGCAGTGTTCGGAGTGACGATGCGCACCAGTGGTGGGTGGTCCGCATGA